In one window of Balaenoptera musculus isolate JJ_BM4_2016_0621 chromosome 10, mBalMus1.pri.v3, whole genome shotgun sequence DNA:
- the SOX10 gene encoding transcription factor SOX-10: protein MAEEQDLSEVELSPVGSEEPRCLSPGSAPSLGPDGGGGGGGSGLRASPGPGELGKVKKEQQDGEADDDKFPVCIREAVSQVLSGYDWTLVPMPVRVNGASKSKPHVKRPMNAFMVWAQAARRKLADQYPHLHNAELSKTLGKLWRLLNESDKRPFIEEAERLRMQHKKDHPDYKYQPRRRKNGKAAQGESECPGGEAEQGSAAAIQAHYKSAHLDHRHPGEGSPMSDGNPEHPSGQSHGPPTPPTTPKTELQSGKADPKRDGRSMGEGGKPHIDFGNVDIGEISHEVMSNMETFDVAELDQYLPPNGHPGHVGSYSAAGYGLGSALAVASGHSAWISKPPGVALPTVSPPGVDAKAQVKTETAGPQGPPHYTDQPSTSQIAYTSLSLPHYGSAFPSISRPQFDYSDHQPSGPYYGHSGQTSGLYSAFSYMGPSQRPLYTAISDPSPSGPQSHSPTHWEQPVYTTLSRP, encoded by the exons ATGGCGGAGGAGCAGGACCTGTCCGAGGTGGAGCTGAGCCCCGTGGGCTCCGAGGAGCCGCGCTGCCTGTCCCCGGGGAGCGCGCCCTCTCTGGGGCCCGACGGCGGCGGTGGAGGCGGCGGATCGGGCCTGCGAGCCAGCCCGGGGCCCGGCGAGCTGGGCAAGGTCAAGAAGGAGCAGCAGGACGGCGAGGCGGACGATGACAAGTTCCCCGTGTGCATCCGCGAGGCAGTCAGCCAGGTGCTCAGCGGCTACGACTGGACGCTGGTGCCCATGCCCGTGCGCGTCAACGGCGCCAGCAAGAGCAAACCGCACGTCAAGCGGCCCATGAACGCCTTCATGGTGTGGGCACAGGCAGCGCGCAGGAAGCTGGCGGACCAGTACCCGCACCTGCATAACGCCGAGCTCAGCAAGACGCTGGGCAAGCTCTGGAG gctgctGAACGAGAGTGACAAGCGCCCCTTCATTGAGGAGGCCGAGCGGCTCCGCATGCAGCACAAGAAGGATCACCCAGATTACAAGTACCAGCCGCGGAGGCGGAAGAACGGGAAGGCGGCCCAGGGAGAGTCAGAGTGCCCAGGCGGGGAGGCCGAGCAGGGCAGTGCTGCTGCCATCCAGGCCCACTACAAGAGCGCCCACCTGGACCACCGGCACCCGGGCGAGGGCTCCCCGATGTCAGATGGAAACCCTGAGCACCCCTCGG GCCAGAGCCATGGCCCGCCAACCCCTCCGACCACCCCAAAGACAGAGCTGCAGTCGGGCAAGGCAGACCCCAAGCGGGATGGGCGCTCCATGGGGGAGGGCGGGAAGCCTCACATCGACTTCGGCAACGTGGACATCGGTGAGATCAGCCACGAGGTAATGTCCAACATGGAGACCTTTGATGTGGCTGAGTTGGACCAGTACCTGCCGCCCAACGGGCACCCGGGCCATGTGGGCAGCTACTCGGCAGCTGGCTACGGGCTGGGCAGCGCCCTGGCTGTGGCCAGTGGACACTCTGCCTGGATCTCCAAGCCTCCAGGTGTGGCTCTGCCCACGGTCTCGCCACCTGGTGTGGATGCCAAAGCCCAGGTGAAGACGGAGACCGCGGGGCCCCAGGGGCCCCCGCACTACACTGACCAGCCGTCCACCTCACAGATCGCCTACACCTCCCTCAGTCTGCCCCACTATGGCTCCGCCTTCCCCTCCATCTCCCGCCCCCAGTTTGACTACTCTGACCATCAGCCCTCAGGACCCTATTATGGCCATTCAGGCCAGACCTCTGGCCTCTACTCGGCCTTCTCCTACATGGGGCCCTCACAGCGGCCCCTCTACACGGCCATCTCTGACCCCAGCCCCTCAGGGCCCCAGTCCCACAGCCCCACACACTGGGAGCAGCCAGTATATACGACACTGTCCCGGCCTTAA